The Streptomyces europaeiscabiei genome window below encodes:
- a CDS encoding DUF5655 domain-containing protein, with protein MNSRGFDGGRIDSLGLDENGAPVVVEFKRGTAAGVINQGLYYMAWLMAHKDAFRHLVRDRLGVSAASQVLWSAPRLICVAGDFTRYDGHAVREHRRSIDLVRYRFFGKDLIGLETVASVTGRTPAAWRVRRSAAGLPPAREQVGELAALAEAVDEVLLGLGDGVSRVQRKQYRAYQRLRNFACVCPPQKTKLLVYLKADPKEVDLMPGFTRDVTGLGHHGTGDLEVQLRSERDLERAVDLFRAGYAAA; from the coding sequence GTGAACTCGCGGGGATTTGACGGTGGCCGGATCGATTCGCTGGGGCTCGATGAGAACGGGGCGCCGGTGGTCGTGGAATTTAAGCGCGGCACCGCGGCCGGCGTGATCAATCAGGGCCTGTATTACATGGCGTGGCTGATGGCGCACAAGGACGCTTTCCGGCACCTGGTCCGCGACCGGCTCGGGGTATCGGCCGCGTCCCAGGTGCTGTGGAGCGCACCCCGGCTGATCTGTGTCGCCGGCGACTTCACCCGCTACGACGGGCACGCCGTACGCGAGCATAGGCGCAGCATCGACCTGGTCCGCTACCGGTTCTTCGGCAAGGACCTGATCGGACTTGAGACCGTGGCTTCCGTTACAGGGCGGACGCCAGCCGCGTGGCGGGTTCGCCGGAGCGCGGCCGGGCTGCCGCCCGCCCGAGAGCAGGTCGGTGAGCTGGCGGCGCTGGCGGAGGCGGTTGATGAGGTGCTGCTCGGCCTCGGGGACGGCGTCAGCCGGGTGCAGCGCAAGCAGTACCGGGCCTATCAGCGCCTGCGGAACTTCGCCTGCGTTTGCCCGCCGCAGAAGACCAAGCTCCTCGTCTATCTCAAGGCCGACCCGAAGGAGGTCGACCTCATGCCTGGCTTCACTCGGGATGTGACGGGGCTGGGTCACCACGGCACGGGCGACCTGGAGGTGCAGTTGCGCTCCGAGCGGGACTTGGAGCGGGCCGTGGACCTCTTCCGCGCCGGCTACGCGGCAGCGTAG